From Microtus ochrogaster isolate Prairie Vole_2 unplaced genomic scaffold, MicOch1.0 UNK1, whole genome shotgun sequence:
GACGGTGTCAGGCcacagaacagagatgagagactTGGATTTTCACATGGATACATGCATGCTAAGAAAAATCCAGGTAGGAGGGTAGactgggggagtggggagagacaTCAGAAGAAAGTATGTTTCTTGGGGGGGGTGGCTTTTTGGTGTTTGGATGAATGATTCTACCTGGGCAGGCCTACCACTGTCGTAAGCACTTTGTGCAGCCTCTCTACACCAGAACTCCTGCCTCTGAAACAGTTCATTCCAAGTCTCTGCCACCCACACAGCCAGTAGTCCTGTCCTGCTGAGAACCAGTGCATTGATAACCAGCTCCCTAGAGACGGGAGAACATGCCTTGTCTTTGCAGCTACTGCCTGCCTCAGGTGTCCCTGCTGACCCACACTGTTTTCTGGATCGTGCATGATGAAGCCTTGTAGCCAGCTTTAATTTACCATGGCCTACAAAAGTGCCAGTAGCCCAAGCCCACACTTTTGAAAAAATTCTCCCCAACACTGTGACGAACCCCTGGGTCTTGCGTGTGCTAAACCAACACTAATCTGGCTAAACCTCCAGTGCTCCTATGCACTACTATGTTGCCTtcgctggccttgaatttgccgtcctgcctcagcttccctgcaATAGGTGGAATTACAGGCCTATGTCACAGGCCTGGCCTCTATACTGCCGTGGCACATACTATTTTCTCCAAGAAAATAGCTAGGAGCTCTGGATTTTGTGATtcagttttcttgtatttcttaCTTGTATATGTCCATAACTACTCTCAGGAAACAGCCATTTCATGGTCTGAGAGTTGAGGCAGGTAACCACAACCACCCTTCAAGGCTGGCATTGTTCTGCATGGAAGGGGCAGAAGCTCAGACATAAATAATTAGGTGCAGCTGAGATCTGATTCAATTTTAACTCATTAACTAGAAGTATTGATCTGGCATGAGGTCCCATGTGGCTTCATCTCCTAAACTGCCCAGGAAAAAAACAAGCCCATACCTCCTTCACCAGGATGTTTGTGTTGTTCCCCCAAGGTTTCCCTACGTTTGGAACTCAGTATTCAaggaccaagctgtccttgagtGCTCTGCATCTTAGGGAAGTGTTCTATCACTAAGCCACACCCTAGCTCTGCCCTGTGTCTTTTAGATGACTAATAAAGCCATGGCTCTCTTAAGGACTGGGGCAGAGTATGTCATGACCTATCCCACCCAGAGAAGCACCCTAGGTTTTCCCAGCTGCAGCTAGGAAGAAAGGCATCCAGGAAAAAACATCAGACATCACCAGAGGGCACCTCGCATCTGGGGAGTCCTGGAGACCCACCTGTTTAAGGGCATTCCGAGCAATTGTCTGGAAGGCCTGCTCCACATTGATGGCCTCCTTGGCACTGGTCTCGAAGTAGGGAATGTTGTTTTTGCTGTAGCACCAAGCCTGTGCCCTCTTCGTGGCCAcctagaggagggaggaggacattACTGACAAGAACAGTGGACAATGACTCGGTCCTCCCTAGGACAGATCTGGGAATGAGGATGAGTGTGGCCTATAGACCTGCAGGTCAGGTCACTCTGCTGCCCATGTGAGGTATCAAACTTGAGCTATTTCTGGCCGTAGCCAGATCTTGTGGGCCTTAGCAGTGTCCCACCGGCCAATCCCAGGAGGTAGAAAGCGATTTCTCCTGGGGTCCACGGTTGATCTCTGGTATAAACCCCTTTACCCACACCCATCTTGAGCCACCTGCAAGTGGCAAGTGGCACAGATTTTGCAGTGCTCACCCCTTAGATCTTTCCCCTGTCCAAgccaagaaacagagacaaactctagaaagggagagaaatggtCAGAAATAAGctgagctaaaatcaacaaaaccatGTTCCGACAGGAATGCTGTGTAGAACTCCCATGAGCAGCACGACTCAGCACTCTTCCACTCTGAAGCGAGAAAACCTATTCCTGTTCCTTCCTCTAAGAGTCGGCCTCACATCAAAGCTGGCTGGGGTCAGCTGGGCACTGGGTGACAAGCACTCCCACCAGTACCTTCCTAGATTCTTCTCAGCCTGGAAGAGAACCCTCCAAACTCCAAGGTCCCAGAGGAGGGGCCTGTCAGGTGTCCGAGGTAGCACTTACTTGTCTGTTTTCAAGGTCAATCTTGTTTCCCAACACAACAAAGGGGAAGTTCTCAGGATCCCGGGGGCTGGCCTGAATAAGGAACTCGTCTCTCCAGCTGTCAAGGGTTTTGAATGTGTTGGGGGCAGTCACATCAAACACCAGAACACAGCAATCTGCACCTCTGTAGAAGGCTACACCAAGAGACTGGAACCGTTCTTGACCAGCTGTGTCCCAGATCTGCAAGAAACAAAAGACCTGGTCTCCAGAAGATGctgggcactgtgtgtgtgtgtggggggggggtacaggAGGGAGTGACGTGAGTCTCCTCTATCTTCTCCCGGGTATGTatacaggaaatgaaaataaagctacagcagttaagagctctactgctcctccagaggacctagattcaattcctagcacccacatgacagttcacaactgtctgttagtCCACTTCCACGGGATCAGACATATGTGAAGGCAAAAcgtctaaataaaataaaggcaaagcatctaaaataaaatttaagattctGTTTCTCTTCGGAAAAGGTGGCTGCTGCTTCTTAtactctcccccctccttcccctccccttctctcctcttccctttcccctccataacccactgaataaactctatactcaactcttaataaataataaataaatttaaaaagaaaatgaagatacaaagccaggcggtggttgctcatgcctttaatcctagcactggggaggcagtggcaggtggatctctaagttcaaggccagcctgatctacaaagtgagttccaggacaggctacaaagaaaatgaaggtacAGCCTCAAGACTTATGCATTCTGGGAACTTTCTAAGGGCTTGATTATTGTGCTTTATTTGAGTACTCTATGTAGCTacagcaggccttgaacttgcaatccttctgcctcaggttcCTAGTTGTTGAGATTACAAGGTATTCATTACCACAAGCTTTTCTAGGggtaatagaaataaaagattaCTGACTAAAATGAATATTTGTGTTGATGGGTTTTTAACAAtgtcatttctttaaataaacaagttttttttaaaaaaaattaaaacaaaaacaaagttaattaaaaattctttaaaaaaagatctgaAGAGACAAG
This genomic window contains:
- the Rab7a gene encoding ras-related protein Rab-7a encodes the protein MTSRKKVLLKVIILGDSGVGKTSLMNQYVNKKFSNQYKATIGADFLTKEVMVDDRLVTMQIWDTAGQERFQSLGVAFYRGADCCVLVFDVTAPNTFKTLDSWRDEFLIQASPRDPENFPFVVLGNKIDLENRQVATKRAQAWCYSKNNIPYFETSAKEAINVEQAFQTIARNALKQETEVELYNEFPEPIKLDKNDRAKASAESCSC